A genomic window from bacterium includes:
- a CDS encoding FlgD immunoglobulin-like domain containing protein, protein MTDLVQDFFTRDLSEAEHEALSGLLAGSPDVALRYEGLLEQNYLSLGLPQPTLPPGLRSLPKAGGLAGSAWLAMGLAGLAALGLALWKYQPRSASQPAVAVKGAVEPSVPILKKNVKRPLPVAPVAAGPAQEGQELSVLLDAPQRSLVTVRILDAQGREVRALYTGFVEAGRWNFTWDGLLADGAPAGAGNYRIDVQSGATHLSKDIQIKLAPAP, encoded by the coding sequence ATGACGGATCTAGTCCAAGACTTCTTCACGCGGGACCTGAGCGAGGCCGAGCACGAGGCCTTGTCCGGTCTTTTGGCCGGGTCCCCGGATGTGGCCTTGCGCTATGAGGGCTTGCTCGAACAGAACTACCTTTCCCTAGGCCTGCCCCAGCCCACCCTGCCCCCGGGCCTGCGGTCCCTGCCCAAGGCGGGCGGCCTGGCCGGTAGCGCCTGGTTGGCGATGGGCCTGGCCGGTCTAGCCGCCCTGGGCCTGGCCCTTTGGAAATATCAGCCCCGGTCCGCCTCCCAGCCCGCCGTAGCGGTGAAGGGCGCCGTGGAACCTTCTGTGCCGATCCTGAAGAAGAACGTGAAACGCCCGCTTCCCGTGGCGCCCGTGGCGGCGGGACCGGCCCAGGAAGGCCAAGAGTTGAGCGTGTTGCTGGACGCCCCCCAGAGGTCGTTGGTGACGGTCCGCATCCTCGACGCCCAGGGCCGGGAAGTCCGGGCCCTTTACACGGGTTTCGTCGAGGCCGGCCGTTGGAACTTCACCTGGGACGGCCTGTTGGCCGATGGAGCCCCCGCAGGCGCGGGGAATTACCGCATCG